One window from the genome of Salvelinus namaycush isolate Seneca chromosome 19, SaNama_1.0, whole genome shotgun sequence encodes:
- the egfl6 gene encoding epidermal growth factor-like protein 6, whose translation MQPLSWIGALFFLFYVSSGSADANRVRRQVPAGGQPGVCRFGRRLECCYGWKKNSKGQCEAQCEHGCKHGECVGPNKCKCYQGYTGKTCNQDLNECGLKPRPCEHRCMNTHGSYMCYCLNGYTLMPDGSCTNSRTCSLAHCQYGCEEVQGEIRCLCPSAGLQLGPDERSCVDIDECVTGMNLCPYNRQCVNTFGSYYCKCQNGYDLTYVSGKYDCVDNDECAANTHKCSHHAVCLNTQGSYKCKCKQGFRGSGFECSVKPFYQSSWDQGDKGSADDNFLNAIPDSPVRPRLPGKLDNEQIKNVIPEPQVTVPPQIRMQPFDYDGETYIGGSEKVGQVDFTNVGEEEEEDEEEADVDNQLNPRGDVFIPEDFESVFGPPTEVKEIEITPAQEEFFMDCNFDQGACEWVQDKDDNVDWSVSYHENGMEYYMAMSGLLGEKKDQARLKLLLSDRAKQGSFCLTFNYRVTGNQVGSLRVLLNNNAYPVWEQSRSQDQEWQTELLTVAWKNQAPESIIFEAERGNRVRGEIGLDNVVLTSGACQEEDAAIF comes from the exons ATGCAGCCCCTCAGCTGGATCGGTGCACTCTTCTTCCTGTTCTATGTTTCCTCTGGAAGTGCAGACGCCAACAG GGTCCGCAGACAAGTCCCCGCCGGTGGCCAACCAGGTGTATGTCgctttggcaggaggttagagtGTTGCTATGGCTGGAAAAAGAACAGCAAAGGACAATGTGAAG CTCAGTGTGAACATGGCTGCAAGCACGGAGAGTGTGTTGGCCCCAACAAATGCAAGTGTTACCAAGGATACACCGGAAAGACGTGCAATCAAG atCTGAATGAGTGTGGCCTGAAGCCCCGTCCCTGTGAGCATCGCTGCATGAACACCCATGGCAGCTACATGTGCTACTGCCTCAACGGATACACCCTCATGCCTGATGGCTCCTGTACCA acTCCAGGACGTGCTCCCTGGCCCACTGTCAGTATGGCTGTGAGGAGGTACAGGGGGAGATCCGTTGTCTCTGCCCGTCTGCAGGTCTGCAGCTGGGGCCGGACGAGAGGTCCTGCGTGG ATATTGATGAATGTGTAACTGGGATGAACCTGTGCCCATACAACAGACAGTGTGTCAACACATTTGGTAGCTACTACTGCAAGTGCCAGAATGGCTACGATCTGACGTATGTTAGTGGGAAATATGACTGTGTAG ACAATGACGAGTGTGCGGCCAACACACACAAGTGCAGCCACCATGCAGTCTGTCTGAACACTCAGGGATCCTACAAGTGCAAGTGCAAGCAAGGCTTCCGTGGCAGTGGCTTCGAATGCTCGG TCAAACCCTTTTATCAAAGCTCCTGGGACCAGGGAGACAAAGGCAGTGCAGATGATAATTTCCTCAATG CTATCCCAGACTCCCCAGTGAGACCAAGACTGCCAGGAAAGCTGGACAACGAGCAGATCAAGAACGTCATCCCCGAGCCCCAGGTGACCGTCCCCCCTCAGATACGCATGCAGCCCTTCGACTACGATGGTGAGACCTACATCGGTGGCTCAGAGAAGGTGGGCCAGGTGGACTTCACTAATGtaggggaggaggaagaagaggacgaggaggaggcagATGTGGACAACCAACTCAATCCAAGAGGAGATGTTTTCA TTCCAGAGGACTTTGAGTCGGTATTTGGTCCTCCAACCGAAGTCAAAGAGATTGAAATAACTCCAGCCCAGGAAG AGTTCTTCATGGACTGCAACTTTGATCAGGGTGCTTGTGAGTGGGTGCAGGACAAGGATGATAACGTCGACTGGAGCGTGTCCTACCATGAAAACG GTATGGAGTACTACATGGCTATGAGTGGTCTTCTGGGGGAGAAGAAGGACCAGGCTAGACTAAAACTGCTCCTCAGTGACCGGGCCAAACAGGGAAGCTTCTGCCTCACCTTCAACTACCGCGTCACTGGAAACCAGGTGGGCTCGCTGCGGGTGCTGCTGAACAACAATGCCTATCCGGTGTGGGAGCAGAGCCGCAGCCAAGACCAGGAGTGGCAGACAGAACTGCTCACTGTGGCCTGGAAGAACCAGGCCCCAGAATCT ATCATCTTTGAAGCTGAGCGTGGGAATCGAGTTAGGGGAGAGATTGGGCTGGACAACGTGGTGCTGACCTCCGGCGCCTGTCAAGAGGAAGACGCTGCCATCTTTTAA